Proteins found in one Corynebacterium zhongnanshanii genomic segment:
- a CDS encoding DEAD/DEAH box helicase → MSSLIPTHAADYIVDGLSEYLTTTFALSEDLTAQQLRDFLLAPEGGMFYGPYVRTRLPYAPASDWSGILGWLPDYFKPYRHQAEAFARLRSVDVTTGEDHRPQPTLVVTGTGSGKTESFLYPILDHCRRTQGSGIKALILYPMNALASDQERRLAELISSEAALAGVSAGLYTGEVPTGGRRKISENGLITDRSVMRDTPPDILLTNYKMLDQLLLRPADRSMWEKSATSLQYLVLDEFHTYDAAQGTDVAMLLRRLGLMLKRFQPAGFLSENEAARPLGRVTPVATSATLGGTAGESTDMVDFAFTVFGERLSADAVVGETLLSVDQWVETIPELVGEEVEPTPTPTVEQMQDVVDRVNESTTAGSVDYDVAVHEALSVSVFGATSPLGVAAAIAAMAGNELVHNILREAATPVPLVAGEHGVPGQERVQPLVERVFSASVLRNHGALAAEFLAIILAEMAHLRAQFGAMRGWEGKKIPGVETHLWVREISRIDRAVGAGAGSMFRWSDDNGLNGASAVAQGAGVVSHAWLPAIYCRHCGRSGWMFAVQPGGDTYVTAPQEIRKLSIGARERLRPLIDATSEVAQEVLRTEDDRSRVRWLNLEKSRLEDAALDEETIEESPVVPVLTYAGEDIEERAKEQECPSCGERDAIRYLGSSVATLLSVALSNVFGMDSLSSAEKKTLVFADSVQDAAHRAGFVENRARAFALRSRMWRAVRGLIAESQESSSDDDATTSSGEIGVRLDRIAEQMVGHALAESDPLMQSRALFELLPPQLKKSSRYRAVWEDGATKTQRDCALESLRKRLGIDLALEFGDRVDLPRSMVTTGTLSVAVDVPDSVLLEAAQAAADTLSTDEELLGWARGIVEFMRIRGGIDHPWFQEYLRHDCNPWRLNRREARARGIPAFGRGEAPHFPRAGTALKGAIAKRDNSATMSLGSQKGWYARWTKKALGASSGSAFDAANQVTALFQQLKDAEVVRSVPTATGGHVYALAPSMIVVREEPQPKLLECPACHLRVGVDAGARAALTGVSCFTAGCDGHFTQVQVEDNYYQRLYRSVNTRTVVAAEHTGLVHRDKRNKIEKQFKMAVSEQPADAPNVLVATPTLEMGIDIGDLSTVMLSSMPRSVASYVQRVGRAGRLSGNSLIVALVRGRGTALGKLEHPLETIGGSVTAPAAYLSAREIMHRQFLAYVLESTAVLEETAELTNARDVFSSSGGALVNVLEETALQGLKEAVDRFVATLSEHTTDDVIEELRAWALAGTSDAHGQNAQGYGLVAEVQHARKRWEDTNRLLGERKFVLEQRMGELDLKAEHAGAEDDELRNKRDATAVSLRFVTAQQNEHTKEYWISAMERYGLLPNFTLLDDTVEFELAVSSFNEDIQQFEMEKLTYNRGVSSALTELAPGNTFYVQGVGAQVDSVHLGEHHSAITQWRLCPECSYSEATGAVLSADEAAAVDAPMVGQCPACGSHSFADRDQLIDVVEMTKVYATVDAARSAISDFADDRASQRYQTQLSFSVPEGGRGAAWYLSGSGFGIEYLPHAQLRWLNLGRMGGGAKRMLAGQEKESPLFRVCEHCGHLDSEAGSNSWRDHAAWCKHRDAHEEHSLTFALGRTLGTQGVLVHLPALLSMVEATTVPSLIAALKLGFKEYLGGNPDHLDVEAVRVESDGIPVDMLLIHDTVPGGTGYLAQFTDPDNVRGLLEVAYRRLRTCHCSDEDRGCCPSCLLPFAQSSHISMTSRAAAVVALSKILSDDMHLPVDADPLAISWDRHITQHKPEHTTQSKLELRFVEQLREDLKAMNAIVSEAMHGNYAHWTINFPGSPHVWIMREQVNLGVTVPDILFSTADPDIRDIALYLDGAAFHVSEAHNRVKDDFDKRNALFSQGYLPWTLTWGDIDARKAVVANEPQPRPVWEDPCVREAIHRTSKGSDLSDEKAAFIYGDPMTLLLHVLLAPTFSWRDGAAQALVVAAWRGRQVGRQREITYLDAVTMRFGRPKNTLTFDASKVGQDVDAWKLFVTLSNLVYLSGRNNSEVVVHESAAEQQAIEVLRTPESEPVTATRTGGLGVQEPAELTGVWQEAAQEFDDEPGVIKALRALAASGLPVPAPDSVGEELAGIPAVVHWPKAKVVLALTEDAEDLRSELAAKGYLVVAAEFDAVPNELSSALNEN, encoded by the coding sequence ATGTCAAGCCTGATCCCCACCCACGCCGCAGACTACATCGTGGATGGCCTATCCGAATACCTGACTACCACCTTTGCTCTGTCGGAGGACCTCACTGCTCAGCAACTGCGTGATTTCCTCCTCGCTCCGGAAGGTGGAATGTTCTATGGGCCGTACGTTCGCACACGCCTGCCGTATGCGCCTGCGAGTGATTGGTCAGGGATTCTGGGATGGTTGCCCGACTATTTTAAGCCTTACCGTCACCAGGCAGAAGCGTTTGCGCGGCTACGCTCCGTGGATGTCACTACTGGTGAAGACCACCGGCCACAGCCAACGCTGGTCGTCACCGGCACAGGCTCGGGTAAGACAGAGTCGTTCCTCTATCCGATCTTGGATCACTGCCGACGAACTCAAGGCAGCGGGATTAAGGCGTTGATTCTGTATCCGATGAACGCTTTGGCCTCCGACCAAGAACGCCGCTTGGCGGAGCTGATTTCTTCGGAAGCGGCACTGGCCGGAGTGAGTGCTGGTTTGTACACCGGTGAGGTGCCCACAGGTGGCCGAAGAAAAATATCAGAAAATGGATTGATCACGGATCGCTCCGTGATGCGCGATACCCCGCCGGATATTCTGCTCACTAACTACAAGATGCTGGACCAGCTGCTGCTGCGGCCGGCAGATCGGAGCATGTGGGAGAAATCAGCCACCTCGTTACAGTACTTGGTCCTGGACGAATTCCACACCTACGATGCAGCGCAAGGTACGGACGTGGCGATGTTGCTGCGCCGCCTGGGACTGATGCTCAAAAGGTTTCAGCCTGCTGGTTTCTTGTCCGAGAATGAGGCCGCCCGTCCGCTGGGGCGTGTAACTCCGGTGGCAACCTCGGCAACGCTCGGAGGTACTGCCGGCGAGTCAACGGATATGGTGGATTTTGCTTTCACTGTCTTCGGTGAACGACTGTCGGCTGATGCGGTGGTGGGGGAGACGCTCCTCAGCGTGGATCAGTGGGTGGAGACAATCCCCGAACTGGTTGGTGAAGAGGTGGAGCCAACACCCACACCCACAGTAGAACAGATGCAGGACGTGGTGGATCGGGTGAATGAATCTACTACTGCGGGCTCCGTAGACTACGACGTGGCCGTGCATGAAGCTCTGTCGGTTAGCGTGTTCGGTGCCACCTCGCCACTTGGAGTGGCGGCGGCCATCGCAGCGATGGCGGGAAATGAATTGGTGCACAATATCTTGCGGGAGGCAGCAACGCCGGTGCCTTTGGTGGCCGGTGAACACGGAGTGCCTGGGCAAGAGCGAGTACAGCCGCTGGTGGAACGGGTGTTTTCGGCATCCGTTCTGCGCAATCATGGCGCGTTGGCCGCGGAGTTTCTAGCAATCATACTTGCCGAAATGGCGCACCTGCGGGCGCAGTTTGGCGCGATGCGCGGGTGGGAGGGAAAGAAAATCCCGGGCGTGGAAACACACCTGTGGGTACGCGAGATCTCCCGCATTGATAGGGCAGTAGGAGCCGGCGCAGGGAGTATGTTCCGCTGGTCCGATGATAATGGTCTTAATGGGGCGTCGGCAGTAGCACAAGGCGCGGGAGTAGTGAGTCATGCCTGGTTGCCAGCGATTTACTGCCGCCACTGTGGCCGCTCGGGATGGATGTTTGCAGTACAGCCAGGTGGGGATACCTATGTCACCGCGCCACAAGAAATCCGAAAACTATCCATAGGGGCAAGGGAACGGCTGCGGCCACTCATTGATGCCACCAGTGAAGTTGCACAAGAGGTGTTGCGCACGGAAGATGACCGATCACGAGTGCGTTGGCTCAATTTGGAGAAGTCGAGATTGGAGGACGCTGCGCTGGATGAAGAGACCATAGAGGAATCACCAGTGGTGCCAGTGCTGACATATGCCGGTGAAGACATTGAGGAGCGCGCTAAGGAACAGGAATGCCCCTCCTGTGGTGAACGCGATGCCATTAGGTACTTGGGTTCTTCGGTGGCCACATTGTTGTCCGTTGCCCTGAGCAATGTCTTTGGAATGGATTCATTGTCTTCAGCGGAAAAGAAGACGTTGGTTTTTGCTGATTCCGTTCAAGACGCCGCTCATCGGGCTGGATTTGTGGAAAACCGCGCCCGCGCATTTGCCTTGCGTTCACGCATGTGGCGGGCAGTGCGTGGGCTGATAGCGGAGTCACAGGAAAGCTCGAGTGACGATGATGCCACCACGAGTAGTGGTGAAATTGGCGTGCGGCTGGACCGCATAGCGGAGCAGATGGTTGGTCATGCACTAGCAGAGTCCGACCCGTTGATGCAGTCCAGGGCGTTATTTGAGTTGTTACCACCGCAGCTTAAGAAGTCTTCGCGATACCGGGCGGTGTGGGAAGATGGTGCCACTAAAACACAGCGCGACTGTGCCTTGGAATCGTTGCGTAAACGACTGGGCATTGACTTAGCTTTAGAGTTCGGTGATCGCGTAGACTTGCCGCGCTCTATGGTCACGACCGGCACACTCAGCGTCGCGGTCGATGTTCCAGATTCAGTGCTGCTGGAGGCCGCTCAAGCTGCTGCAGACACGCTGTCCACCGACGAGGAGTTGCTGGGGTGGGCACGCGGAATCGTGGAATTCATGCGTATCCGCGGCGGCATTGACCACCCGTGGTTCCAAGAATACCTACGTCACGATTGCAACCCGTGGAGGCTTAATCGCCGCGAGGCACGCGCACGTGGAATCCCGGCTTTCGGGCGTGGCGAAGCACCACATTTTCCACGGGCGGGTACTGCCCTTAAAGGCGCAATTGCCAAGCGGGATAACAGCGCAACGATGTCTCTCGGCTCTCAAAAAGGATGGTATGCACGGTGGACAAAGAAAGCGCTGGGAGCTTCGTCAGGCAGCGCGTTCGACGCAGCGAATCAAGTCACCGCATTATTCCAGCAGCTTAAAGACGCAGAGGTTGTGCGTTCTGTTCCCACCGCCACTGGTGGTCATGTCTACGCGCTTGCGCCGTCGATGATCGTGGTCCGCGAGGAGCCACAGCCGAAACTCCTGGAGTGTCCGGCGTGCCATCTGCGCGTGGGCGTTGATGCGGGTGCACGCGCGGCGTTGACTGGTGTTTCTTGCTTTACCGCAGGATGCGACGGACATTTTACGCAGGTTCAGGTGGAGGACAACTATTACCAGCGGCTCTATCGCTCCGTGAATACACGTACCGTCGTAGCGGCGGAACATACAGGACTTGTACACAGGGATAAGCGCAACAAGATTGAGAAACAGTTCAAGATGGCCGTGTCGGAACAACCGGCTGATGCGCCCAACGTGCTTGTGGCAACACCGACGTTGGAGATGGGTATTGATATCGGTGACCTTTCAACTGTCATGCTCTCTTCCATGCCCCGATCCGTGGCGAGCTATGTACAGCGAGTGGGCCGCGCCGGGCGTTTGTCTGGAAACTCATTGATCGTGGCCTTGGTACGCGGACGTGGAACTGCGTTAGGCAAGCTGGAACACCCGCTGGAAACCATTGGCGGTTCCGTGACCGCGCCGGCGGCTTACCTGTCTGCGCGCGAGATCATGCACCGCCAGTTCTTGGCCTATGTGCTTGAAAGTACCGCGGTGCTGGAAGAAACAGCCGAGCTTACGAACGCACGCGATGTGTTTTCCAGCTCGGGTGGGGCTTTGGTGAATGTTCTCGAAGAGACTGCGTTGCAAGGACTGAAGGAGGCAGTAGACCGCTTTGTCGCCACGCTATCCGAGCACACCACGGATGATGTCATTGAGGAATTGCGTGCCTGGGCCCTGGCTGGAACTTCCGATGCACACGGGCAGAATGCCCAAGGTTATGGTCTGGTTGCCGAAGTGCAACATGCCAGGAAGCGCTGGGAAGACACCAACCGGCTGCTCGGTGAGCGCAAGTTTGTGCTGGAGCAACGAATGGGCGAGTTGGATCTTAAAGCTGAACACGCTGGCGCAGAGGACGATGAGCTGCGCAACAAGCGTGATGCCACAGCGGTGTCACTGCGGTTTGTGACTGCTCAGCAAAATGAACACACCAAGGAATACTGGATCAGCGCCATGGAGCGCTACGGTCTGCTTCCAAACTTCACGTTGCTTGATGACACTGTGGAATTTGAGCTGGCGGTCTCTTCCTTCAATGAAGACATCCAGCAGTTTGAGATGGAAAAGCTGACATATAACCGCGGAGTGTCTTCGGCACTGACGGAATTAGCACCGGGAAATACCTTTTACGTGCAAGGCGTGGGGGCACAAGTGGATTCGGTCCATCTGGGTGAACACCACTCGGCTATTACACAATGGCGTCTGTGCCCGGAGTGCTCTTATTCTGAGGCCACGGGGGCGGTATTGTCCGCGGATGAGGCCGCTGCGGTGGATGCACCGATGGTAGGCCAATGCCCAGCCTGTGGAAGCCACAGCTTTGCGGACCGCGATCAATTGATCGACGTGGTCGAGATGACCAAGGTGTACGCCACGGTTGACGCGGCGCGTTCAGCGATTAGCGACTTTGCGGATGACCGCGCTTCGCAGCGCTATCAAACACAGCTTAGTTTTAGCGTGCCCGAGGGCGGTCGAGGTGCAGCCTGGTATCTATCCGGCTCTGGGTTCGGTATCGAGTACCTGCCGCACGCCCAACTGCGCTGGCTTAACCTTGGCCGCATGGGCGGCGGAGCTAAGCGGATGCTTGCGGGACAAGAGAAAGAATCCCCGCTGTTTCGGGTATGCGAGCACTGCGGCCATCTAGACTCAGAGGCCGGTTCTAACTCCTGGCGCGACCACGCCGCGTGGTGCAAACACCGGGATGCCCACGAGGAGCATTCCCTGACCTTTGCATTGGGGCGCACGCTGGGGACGCAGGGCGTGCTGGTGCACCTGCCGGCACTGTTGTCCATGGTTGAAGCGACCACGGTGCCCTCCCTCATCGCGGCATTGAAGCTGGGATTTAAGGAATATCTAGGCGGCAACCCGGACCACTTGGATGTGGAAGCTGTACGTGTGGAATCCGATGGCATCCCGGTAGATATGCTGCTTATTCATGACACAGTGCCAGGTGGAACCGGATATCTGGCGCAGTTTACAGATCCGGATAATGTGCGTGGTTTGTTGGAAGTGGCATACCGCCGATTGCGCACGTGCCATTGCTCGGATGAAGATCGTGGGTGTTGCCCCTCCTGTCTGCTGCCTTTTGCGCAGTCCTCCCACATTTCGATGACCTCGCGTGCAGCTGCGGTGGTGGCATTGTCCAAGATTTTGAGCGATGACATGCATCTGCCTGTTGATGCAGATCCACTAGCAATTTCTTGGGACAGGCACATCACCCAACACAAACCGGAGCACACCACGCAGTCCAAGCTGGAGTTGCGTTTTGTGGAGCAGTTGCGCGAAGACCTTAAGGCTATGAACGCCATCGTATCGGAGGCGATGCACGGCAACTACGCTCATTGGACCATCAATTTCCCGGGGTCTCCGCACGTGTGGATCATGCGCGAACAGGTAAACCTCGGCGTGACTGTTCCTGACATCTTGTTCAGTACCGCTGACCCAGACATACGCGATATTGCCCTATACCTTGATGGTGCAGCCTTCCATGTCAGTGAGGCCCACAATCGAGTTAAGGATGACTTTGACAAGCGCAATGCGCTGTTCAGTCAGGGTTATCTGCCGTGGACACTCACCTGGGGTGATATCGATGCCCGCAAGGCAGTAGTCGCGAATGAGCCACAGCCACGTCCGGTGTGGGAGGACCCTTGTGTGCGCGAAGCGATTCACCGAACGTCCAAGGGCTCTGATCTCAGTGACGAAAAGGCTGCTTTCATTTACGGCGATCCCATGACGCTACTCCTGCACGTTCTCCTTGCTCCCACATTTTCCTGGAGAGATGGAGCAGCACAGGCGCTTGTTGTGGCCGCATGGCGTGGGCGCCAAGTGGGTCGACAGCGAGAGATCACCTACCTTGACGCCGTCACCATGCGGTTCGGAAGACCGAAGAACACCCTTACCTTCGATGCTTCGAAGGTCGGCCAAGACGTGGACGCGTGGAAGCTGTTTGTCACCCTGAGCAATCTGGTTTACCTCAGTGGACGCAATAATAGCGAGGTCGTCGTCCACGAATCCGCAGCGGAACAGCAAGCGATTGAAGTTCTGCGAACGCCTGAAAGTGAGCCAGTCACGGCCACAAGAACTGGTGGTTTGGGCGTTCAGGAGCCGGCGGAACTCACCGGTGTGTGGCAGGAGGCCGCCCAAGAGTTCGATGACGAGCCCGGCGTTATCAAGGCTCTGCGTGCCCTTGCGGCCAGCGGGTTGCCCGTACCCGCACCCGATAGCGTAGGAGAGGAACTTGCCGGAATCCCGGCAGTAGTTCATTGGCCTAAGGCTAAGGTTGTGCTTGCACTCACTGAAGATGCTGAAGACCTTCGCTCAGAACTTGCTGCCAAGGGTTACCTTGTCGTTGCCGCTGAGTTTGACGCGGTCCCCAACGAATTGAGTTCAGCACTAAATGAGAACTAA
- a CDS encoding DNA methyltransferase gives MADFDSIINVEEWISDYYLTTDEKGSSFGKRVDNARKDWSAHDKRSNSAPSPLARLSSRREELQTVLSSLEEEAAEETLHKVYDLVSEAFGYPPLRRVELARNGQPLSFNAATDAAGSVVILRAGQLAALEDTTTVAPLGVAPQLAEKPLDITTYKLVGEIFLAEQAPDMIVILAGTWVMLAERETWPLGRYLAVDLGLAIERNDQRAKGELPRVIAILANEHVTRGADGTTWWLDTLAEARDHSVKVSEELRGAIKASIEIIGNDVLQRRRHQAHNLTTPPDINGNELANQALRYLYRILFLLFAESSPELQILPTGDSDYDAGYGLSRLRELILTEPTTHRAQNGTHLYESLQLLFDRVNRGHDPRSEDAPAFDATATEEGLEFRNLDADLFKSEATSYIDEVKLSNLALHKVLQNLLLTKEKRGSDRGFISYATLGVTELGQVYEGLMSYTGYIAQEDLVEVAKHGDPSKGSWVVPEAHAQTLPQDSIVYEDRENEHGGVERAMRTHARGSFVYRQSSRDRERSASFYTPPVITEFTVGQAIEELEATGRIERADDILTLAICEPAMGSGAFAVEAVNQLSELYLTKKQQETKAELPSENRAQELQKVKAHIALHQVYGVDLNKTAVELAEISLWLSTMTKELKAPWFGLHLRHGNSLVGATRSTFGTKDVTTKAYLKNTPQHHSVKDIAAAIDAHESDLKPAGRVHHFLVPSQGWGAAAEAKDLKDIAAEDIKAMKAWRSSIRKGLTKTQAKLASRLSAQVEKLWELALIRQRIAEDQVRRDLDLWGQPEGTMKRTAVVTRDQVEQELLKNNEGAYLRLRTAMNAWNALWYWPVTGTDELPDIDEYLATMEDLLGTPHEEKRRRSFNPDQFAFGFDMTWEELDYVESLDRSTSGRKDFDEVLGAHPWLVTANTIAEEQAFFHWDLDFAVVMAQGGFDFQVGNPPWVRPRTDVDALLSEHDPWFSLANKPTQAEKKARRELLAADGAVAETLSKGLAEAVVTSAVLGDVTRYPHLRNQQPDLYRAFMERTWSTMAADGVVSLIHPESHFTEKKAAPLRAGAYRRLRRHWQFINELVLFDVHDLVKYGIHVYAGAKERPNFISASALYHPKTVIDSLVHDGTGSLPGFKDDNDKWDVRPHRDRIITVDEDTLQVWNSIIEDPGTPLLETRTVYSVNSEAAAVLAKLAEAPRIKSLGLQFSGGWHETADKKRGYFDTSWQHPESWEDVILQGPHLGVATPMIKQPNPTMKHNQDWFEIDLEAMPEDFIPATAYRPNKSIATYGDDYGYWSSGDESFPIRSHYRVAWRQMAALTGYRTLYPALIPPGSAHVNGVISAGIPGVTQSELIPLFGGYSSSILADFLMRSIGSHLWPSIVENGPLVADGLFVEDISKRFLQLNVLTENYASLWEEVVGTPWTRDVALRNARERWHAQNEIDAMVALSLGVTLEELLMIYRTQFPVMRRYDQEDLYDVNGRKVAGDVAKLQKKLKDGEELSLAERTWTHPQSGVAYVFEYPFAPLDREADLTAAYEKYAAMMDQ, from the coding sequence ATGGCAGATTTTGATTCCATCATCAATGTTGAGGAATGGATCTCTGATTACTACCTGACCACAGATGAAAAAGGCAGTTCCTTTGGCAAACGCGTTGACAATGCCCGCAAGGATTGGAGCGCCCACGATAAGCGCAGCAACTCTGCGCCGTCACCGCTTGCCCGTCTATCCTCCCGCAGGGAGGAACTCCAAACCGTGCTGTCGTCGTTGGAGGAAGAAGCAGCGGAGGAAACCCTCCATAAGGTGTATGACTTGGTTTCTGAAGCCTTCGGCTATCCGCCATTGCGCCGTGTAGAGCTGGCACGAAACGGCCAGCCGTTATCCTTTAATGCTGCAACCGACGCCGCAGGTAGCGTTGTCATCCTCCGCGCCGGGCAGCTCGCCGCATTGGAAGATACCACCACCGTGGCTCCGTTGGGGGTTGCCCCACAGTTAGCGGAGAAGCCCCTCGACATCACCACATATAAGCTGGTGGGGGAGATTTTCTTGGCCGAACAAGCCCCGGACATGATTGTCATCCTCGCCGGAACCTGGGTCATGCTTGCTGAGCGGGAGACCTGGCCGTTGGGGCGCTACCTCGCTGTTGACCTGGGCCTTGCAATCGAACGCAATGATCAACGAGCCAAAGGCGAGCTTCCACGAGTGATTGCCATCTTGGCCAACGAACACGTCACCCGCGGGGCTGATGGCACCACCTGGTGGTTGGATACGTTGGCCGAAGCTCGCGACCACTCTGTCAAGGTTTCTGAGGAACTACGTGGCGCCATTAAGGCCTCTATCGAAATCATTGGTAACGACGTTCTTCAACGCCGTCGCCACCAAGCACACAACCTCACCACCCCTCCTGACATCAACGGAAACGAACTAGCTAACCAAGCGCTACGCTACCTTTACCGCATTCTTTTCCTTCTTTTTGCGGAATCCTCTCCTGAACTACAAATTCTGCCTACTGGTGATAGTGATTACGACGCAGGCTACGGCCTGTCCCGCCTGCGTGAACTCATCTTGACTGAGCCGACCACTCACCGCGCGCAGAATGGCACACACCTGTATGAGAGCCTGCAGCTTCTGTTCGATCGAGTGAATCGCGGGCACGATCCGCGTAGTGAGGACGCCCCTGCATTCGACGCTACCGCAACTGAAGAGGGCCTGGAGTTCCGCAACTTGGATGCGGACCTGTTCAAGAGTGAGGCCACCAGCTACATCGATGAGGTCAAGCTCTCAAACCTGGCGCTGCACAAGGTCCTGCAAAACCTTCTGCTGACCAAGGAAAAGCGGGGCAGTGACCGTGGATTTATTTCGTACGCTACCCTCGGCGTGACTGAGTTGGGCCAGGTGTACGAGGGCCTGATGTCTTATACCGGCTACATTGCTCAGGAAGATCTTGTGGAGGTAGCCAAGCATGGCGATCCTTCCAAGGGCTCGTGGGTGGTTCCTGAAGCTCACGCGCAGACCTTGCCACAGGATTCGATTGTGTATGAGGACAGGGAGAACGAACACGGTGGCGTAGAGCGGGCCATGCGCACGCATGCGCGCGGCAGTTTTGTCTACCGTCAGTCTTCCCGCGACCGTGAGCGTTCCGCTTCGTTTTACACACCGCCGGTGATTACTGAGTTCACCGTGGGACAGGCCATTGAAGAATTGGAAGCTACTGGCCGTATCGAGCGTGCCGATGACATCCTCACGCTGGCAATTTGTGAGCCCGCCATGGGCTCCGGCGCCTTCGCCGTGGAGGCCGTCAACCAGCTGTCGGAGCTGTACTTGACCAAGAAGCAGCAGGAAACAAAGGCAGAACTCCCCAGTGAGAACCGCGCCCAGGAACTGCAGAAGGTAAAGGCGCACATCGCACTGCACCAGGTCTACGGTGTGGACCTGAACAAGACTGCGGTGGAGCTGGCGGAGATTTCCCTGTGGCTGAGCACAATGACTAAGGAACTTAAAGCCCCTTGGTTTGGACTGCACTTGCGCCACGGCAACTCTCTTGTTGGTGCCACCCGGTCCACTTTCGGGACTAAGGACGTTACTACCAAGGCCTACCTGAAGAACACCCCACAGCATCATTCGGTGAAGGACATCGCCGCGGCTATTGACGCACACGAGTCTGATCTCAAGCCTGCCGGGCGCGTCCACCACTTCCTTGTCCCGAGCCAGGGCTGGGGTGCTGCGGCTGAAGCCAAGGATTTGAAGGACATTGCTGCCGAGGACATCAAGGCGATGAAGGCCTGGCGCAGCAGTATCCGCAAGGGCCTCACCAAAACCCAAGCCAAGCTGGCTTCCCGCTTGTCGGCCCAGGTGGAAAAGCTGTGGGAGCTGGCCCTGATCCGCCAACGCATTGCCGAGGACCAAGTCCGCCGCGACCTGGACTTGTGGGGTCAACCGGAGGGCACCATGAAGCGCACTGCGGTGGTGACCCGCGACCAGGTGGAGCAGGAGCTGCTGAAGAACAACGAGGGCGCCTACCTCCGCCTGCGCACGGCCATGAACGCGTGGAATGCCCTGTGGTACTGGCCCGTCACCGGCACTGATGAGCTGCCGGATATAGACGAATACCTGGCCACCATGGAGGATCTGCTGGGAACCCCGCATGAGGAGAAGAGGCGCCGGAGTTTCAACCCGGACCAGTTTGCCTTTGGTTTCGACATGACCTGGGAGGAGTTGGACTACGTGGAGTCCCTGGACCGCTCCACCTCTGGCCGCAAGGACTTCGATGAGGTCCTTGGCGCCCACCCGTGGCTTGTCACCGCGAACACCATTGCTGAGGAACAGGCCTTCTTTCACTGGGACCTGGATTTTGCCGTGGTCATGGCCCAGGGCGGCTTCGACTTCCAAGTGGGTAACCCGCCATGGGTGCGGCCCCGCACGGATGTAGACGCGTTGCTATCTGAACATGACCCATGGTTCAGCTTGGCGAACAAGCCCACCCAGGCTGAGAAGAAGGCACGCCGTGAGCTTCTTGCTGCCGATGGCGCCGTGGCGGAGACCCTCTCTAAAGGCCTGGCGGAAGCGGTGGTGACCTCTGCCGTGCTGGGCGACGTCACGCGCTACCCACACCTGCGCAACCAACAGCCGGATCTCTACCGTGCGTTCATGGAACGCACCTGGTCTACGATGGCCGCAGACGGCGTGGTTTCCCTTATCCACCCGGAGTCCCACTTCACAGAGAAGAAGGCCGCTCCACTGCGCGCGGGCGCTTATCGACGGCTGCGCAGGCATTGGCAGTTCATTAATGAGCTGGTTCTTTTCGATGTCCATGATCTCGTAAAGTACGGAATTCATGTTTATGCAGGAGCGAAAGAACGTCCGAATTTCATATCGGCATCAGCTCTCTACCATCCGAAAACTGTTATCGATTCTCTGGTGCATGATGGAACTGGTTCCCTGCCTGGTTTCAAAGATGATAACGATAAGTGGGATGTTCGCCCTCACCGAGACCGTATCATTACCGTGGATGAGGACACGCTGCAGGTGTGGAACTCCATCATCGAAGACCCCGGGACACCTCTGTTAGAAACCCGCACGGTGTACTCGGTCAACAGTGAGGCCGCAGCTGTCCTGGCCAAGCTCGCCGAGGCGCCGAGAATCAAGTCGCTTGGTCTTCAATTTTCTGGCGGTTGGCACGAGACTGCCGATAAAAAGCGTGGATACTTCGATACGTCGTGGCAGCATCCCGAGTCCTGGGAAGACGTCATCCTACAAGGTCCGCACCTTGGTGTCGCCACGCCGATGATTAAGCAGCCGAACCCAACGATGAAACACAACCAGGACTGGTTCGAGATCGATCTCGAGGCCATGCCGGAGGACTTCATCCCGGCAACAGCGTATCGTCCGAATAAAAGCATCGCGACTTATGGGGATGACTATGGATATTGGTCTTCAGGGGATGAAAGCTTCCCGATCCGCTCACATTATCGTGTTGCGTGGCGGCAGATGGCGGCGCTCACTGGATATCGAACTTTGTATCCAGCTTTGATTCCGCCTGGATCTGCGCATGTTAATGGAGTAATTTCTGCCGGTATTCCAGGAGTAACACAGTCGGAATTGATACCACTTTTTGGTGGATATAGCTCGTCGATTCTTGCGGATTTCCTGATGCGAAGCATTGGATCCCACCTGTGGCCCTCAATCGTTGAAAATGGTCCTCTCGTAGCAGACGGTTTATTTGTTGAAGATATTTCGAAACGCTTTTTACAATTGAATGTTCTGACGGAGAATTATGCTTCCCTGTGGGAAGAAGTCGTCGGCACCCCGTGGACCCGTGATGTCGCACTGCGGAATGCTCGTGAGCGCTGGCATGCCCAGAATGAAATCGATGCGATGGTCGCGTTGTCACTCGGCGTGACTTTGGAAGAGCTGCTGATGATCTACCGCACGCAGTTCCCCGTGATGCGGCGCTACGACCAGGAGGACCTCTACGATGTCAACGGCCGTAAGGTAGCCGGGGACGTTGCCAAGCTACAGAAGAAGCTTAAAGACGGTGAGGAGCTGAGCCTGGCCGAACGCACCTGGACCCACCCACAGTCCGGAGTGGCTTACGTCTTTGAATATCCCTTTGCACCGCTTGATCGCGAAGCGGATCTGACTGCAGCGTATGAAAAGTACGCGGCGATGATGGACCAATAA